In a single window of the Elaeis guineensis isolate ETL-2024a chromosome 4, EG11, whole genome shotgun sequence genome:
- the LOC105042881 gene encoding uncharacterized protein, whose translation MEQRGNLSPNPNANPNPPNQEPVAPPAAEAVAAEAPPAKKRKLEDGGFQNTPYFKIRCMVRDLRPLFLELLRTPDFRNSKAAHDIRNQMKIMLELLKQLNTDIPEEEKQAAQNQSGEAPNVSDNIMAQKKVQGAKATDVTEFAKQLEEVVQETYMIGGSPVGWNFLVYPGSKPLYYGVTKASVLSRQVAK comes from the exons ATGGAACAACGCGGCAATCTCTCTCCAAATCCAAACGCCAACCCAAACCCTCCGAACCAGGAACCCGTAGCGCCACCGGCGGCGGAGGCGGTGGCTGCGGAGGCTCCTCCAGCAAAGAAGAGGAAGCTGGAGGATGGGGGGTTCCAGAACACCCCCTACTTCAAGATTCGCTGCATGGTCCGAGATCTTCGCCCTCTGTTCCTCGAG cttcTCCGGACCCCAGACTTCAGGAACAGCAAAGCGGCTCATGACATTCGAAACC AGATGAAGATTATGTTGGAATTGTTAAAGCAACTGAATACTGATATACCAGAGGAAGAAAAGCAGGCAGCACAAAATCAATCCGGTGAGGCACCTAATGTATCAGATAATATCATGGCGCAGAAAAAGGTTCAAGGAGCAAAGGCCACAGACGTAACAGAATTTGCAAAGCAACTGGAAGAAGTGGTTCAGGAGACTTACATGATTGGTGGATCTCCAGTTGGTTGGAACTTTCTTGTTTACCCTGGAAGCAAACCACTTTATTATGGTGTAACAAAAGCCAGTGTTCTGTCACGTCAAGTTGCCAAGTAG